Proteins found in one Mucilaginibacter gracilis genomic segment:
- a CDS encoding type II toxin-antitoxin system RelE/ParE family toxin, with translation MSYNVITIEPFDKDLKRLIKKYPSLKQEITNLFNLLETDPTAGTPMGKGCYKIRLAIASKGKGKSGGARVITHCAVVETTVLLLSIYDKSEQADISDKELQKLLDSI, from the coding sequence ATGAGTTATAATGTCATTACAATTGAGCCGTTCGATAAGGATTTGAAACGGCTCATCAAAAAATACCCCTCTCTTAAGCAGGAAATCACTAACCTTTTCAATTTGCTGGAGACCGATCCAACGGCTGGTACGCCGATGGGCAAGGGTTGTTACAAGATCAGGCTTGCCATTGCCTCGAAAGGAAAAGGCAAATCCGGCGGCGCTCGTGTTATAACGCATTGCGCCGTTGTTGAAACAACGGTTTTGCTTTTGTCGATTTACGATAAATCGGAACAAGCGGATATTTCCGATAAGGAACTGCAAAAACTGCTTGATAGTATTTGA
- a CDS encoding IS110 family RNA-guided transposase codes for MAIDKPKKYSYFIGIDVSRNELDFAVQQGGIYLYHKEIGNQAASITELVNEFKNLPKFIMSRAVFCMESTGIYCNIVIAVLKKFKANIVQESPLHIRNSLGNIRGKNDKVDAMRIAAYAYRHRDELRLWVPKRKVVQQLADLSALRVRLMTTQVALKNPLLEQKDFLKKGAASETYNLCKRSLTSIALDIDSLEKHISALIAEDEHLKRLFDIVTSVTCIGLITALQMIIHTNEFKDISTAKKFACYAGVAPFKNESGGFLQRARVSHIANKRMKSLLHICAVGALRYDKDIKIYYERKIAEGKPKMSVINAVRVKLINRVFTCVHQNRLYQKDYKSVDV; via the coding sequence ATGGCAATCGATAAACCTAAAAAATACAGCTATTTTATAGGGATCGATGTATCACGTAATGAACTTGATTTTGCCGTGCAGCAAGGCGGTATTTACCTTTACCACAAAGAAATCGGTAATCAAGCAGCCTCTATAACCGAGTTGGTAAATGAATTCAAGAACCTGCCGAAATTTATCATGAGCCGGGCGGTTTTCTGTATGGAAAGTACAGGCATTTATTGCAACATAGTGATTGCCGTACTTAAAAAGTTTAAAGCGAATATCGTTCAGGAAAGCCCCTTGCATATAAGAAATTCTTTAGGGAATATCAGGGGCAAAAATGACAAAGTAGATGCCATGCGTATCGCCGCATATGCTTACCGGCATCGGGACGAACTTAGGCTATGGGTGCCAAAAAGAAAGGTTGTGCAACAATTGGCTGATCTGTCCGCGCTTCGTGTAAGGCTAATGACTACACAGGTCGCACTTAAAAACCCGTTACTGGAACAAAAGGATTTTTTGAAAAAAGGGGCGGCTTCCGAAACCTATAATTTGTGTAAAAGAAGCCTTACCAGTATTGCGCTGGATATTGATTCTTTGGAGAAACATATTTCAGCGCTGATCGCAGAAGACGAACATCTCAAGCGGTTATTTGATATCGTTACTTCGGTAACATGCATCGGTTTGATTACAGCCTTGCAAATGATTATTCATACCAATGAGTTTAAAGATATTTCAACGGCTAAAAAATTTGCCTGCTATGCTGGCGTGGCACCATTTAAAAACGAATCCGGTGGATTTTTGCAACGGGCACGCGTCTCGCATATTGCCAATAAGAGGATGAAATCCTTACTGCACATCTGTGCCGTGGGCGCGTTAAGGTACGACAAGGACATTAAGATTTATTATGAGCGAAAGATCGCCGAGGGCAAACCGAAAATGTCCGTTATTAATGCCGTGCGTGTAAAATTAATCAACCGCGTTTTTACTTGCGTACATCAAAATCGGCTCTATCAAAAGGATTATAAAAGCGTTGATGTTTAG
- a CDS encoding radical SAM/SPASM domain-containing protein: MNSLIPQRSPELLINRVGNGFAYAVNCSYPNSFRLLNDRQYEILQAVNGVDDIQVIADNLSIPSDTLEQFLSMLGKTEIVSFNGFTVPEKPSAPKSLNFWIHTTNACNLGCSHCYISTLNTGKGMTDAVRQQLLLKLLEAVKLKGIRHIRLRLAGGEPMGQFNVWKTFIPEAKQVLADAGCKFDVGFVTNLTILNDEIIAFSKQYGIGYGVSLDGVEATHDATRSFRSGCGSFGIVDTNLRKLIAAGIPVSVNTVVTNLNLIGLPELTRYLIALDIPFRYSIVKGAHIDAELLDQYLSASYTIMQEAIQNGWAFSKRYQFCDLKPNELGFQTCASGFSGGAIYVDGSFKYCHVQFGTETQSAYSIFDDGLDLVDMIASGEHHEDDKSDDCKKCRYRSVCTSGCPVYRVDGKDPQCSLYHRFIPKYYELQAKERLALMRRCKVLKLE; the protein is encoded by the coding sequence ATGAACTCCTTGATACCGCAGAGATCTCCTGAACTGCTCATCAATCGCGTAGGCAATGGTTTTGCCTACGCGGTAAACTGTTCCTATCCAAATTCATTCCGGCTGTTGAACGATCGCCAATACGAAATATTACAGGCGGTAAACGGTGTCGATGATATTCAGGTAATTGCCGATAACTTGTCTATACCATCTGATACGCTGGAGCAATTTCTATCGATGCTTGGTAAAACCGAGATTGTCAGTTTCAACGGTTTTACCGTGCCGGAAAAACCATCCGCACCAAAATCATTGAATTTCTGGATACACACCACCAATGCGTGCAATCTTGGCTGTAGCCATTGTTATATTTCCACGCTGAACACGGGCAAAGGCATGACCGATGCGGTACGGCAACAATTGCTGCTTAAGTTATTAGAAGCAGTTAAATTAAAAGGCATCCGGCATATTAGGCTCCGGCTGGCCGGAGGTGAACCGATGGGGCAGTTCAATGTTTGGAAAACATTTATCCCCGAAGCCAAACAGGTTTTGGCCGATGCGGGATGCAAGTTTGATGTCGGCTTTGTTACCAATCTGACCATACTGAATGATGAGATCATTGCGTTTTCTAAGCAATACGGCATTGGATATGGCGTATCGCTGGATGGTGTAGAAGCCACGCACGATGCCACCAGAAGTTTCCGGTCAGGTTGTGGTTCATTCGGCATCGTTGATACCAATTTGCGGAAACTAATAGCGGCTGGTATTCCCGTGTCGGTTAATACTGTGGTAACCAACCTCAATTTAATTGGTTTGCCTGAATTGACCCGCTATTTGATTGCGCTTGATATTCCGTTTCGGTATTCGATTGTGAAAGGCGCACATATAGATGCGGAATTGCTGGATCAATATCTTTCAGCATCTTACACCATTATGCAAGAAGCCATACAAAATGGCTGGGCTTTTTCCAAACGCTACCAATTTTGCGACTTAAAGCCGAATGAGTTAGGTTTTCAAACCTGTGCATCCGGGTTCTCTGGCGGTGCAATTTATGTTGATGGCAGTTTCAAATATTGTCATGTACAATTCGGCACCGAAACACAATCTGCCTATTCCATTTTTGATGACGGTTTAGACCTTGTCGATATGATCGCAAGCGGTGAGCATCATGAGGATGATAAATCAGACGATTGCAAAAAATGCCGCTATCGTTCCGTTTGCACAAGCGGATGCCCTGTGTATCGCGTTGACGGCAAAGACCCGCAATGCAGCCTTTACCATCGATTTATCCCGAAATATTACGAATTACAGGCGAAAGAAAGATTAGCATTGATGCGGCGATGCAAAGTACTAAAACTGGAATGA
- a CDS encoding recombinase family protein translates to MKQAIGYYRVSTGKQGKSGLGLEAQQSAVEHYCKANDYQLLTEVVEVKSTRKHRAGLFDALDLCKQNKATLVVARLDRLGRDVEQIAKIFNSRSKIEVKVADNPHANRFTIHILAAVAEDQRQRISETTKEALKAAKNRGVELGKNGKLFLSVANKQAAEDFARKLFPVIQRLKKRGIVTGRAVCDELNKKGVPTFRPGGKWHPSSVHTLLTRIHKQEKELETI, encoded by the coding sequence ATGAAGCAAGCGATTGGGTATTACCGGGTATCGACGGGCAAACAGGGCAAAAGCGGTTTAGGGCTGGAAGCACAACAAAGCGCGGTTGAGCATTATTGCAAAGCCAACGATTACCAGTTGCTGACGGAGGTGGTCGAAGTCAAATCAACACGGAAACACCGTGCCGGATTATTCGATGCGCTCGATTTGTGCAAACAGAACAAGGCAACTTTAGTAGTTGCACGGCTCGACAGGCTTGGGCGGGATGTTGAGCAGATTGCAAAAATATTTAACTCACGTTCTAAAATTGAAGTAAAAGTGGCCGATAATCCCCATGCTAATCGTTTTACGATCCATATTCTGGCGGCAGTTGCCGAAGATCAGCGCCAGCGGATCAGTGAAACGACAAAAGAAGCGTTGAAAGCTGCAAAAAATCGCGGTGTTGAACTCGGTAAAAATGGCAAATTATTTTTATCGGTGGCCAATAAACAGGCAGCGGAAGACTTTGCCCGGAAACTGTTCCCGGTTATACAGCGGTTAAAAAAACGCGGGATCGTTACAGGCCGTGCGGTTTGCGATGAATTAAATAAGAAAGGTGTGCCGACCTTCCGCCCCGGCGGCAAATGGCACCCAAGTTCCGTTCATACATTATTGACACGGATACATAAACAAGAGAAAGAATTAGAAACCATTTAA
- a CDS encoding relaxase/mobilization nuclease domain-containing protein, which yields MGENERISIFDVDGRNDADASHLKDMLYSMQLNSELTRSDKSVYHAYINPNPDDTTDRAMTMEEWQQSIDILTKQLGYEDQRRVVVLHEKPGARVHAHIVFERYNHERGTMATYEHNYKAHDRARAEMEKKLNHRPTPQKNKNRDRHKQTLTEIWKRTNTADEFLREAEANNYKIAKGTDRPFRVIDADGVSFDLVKKLDGINTKEVRVRFGETELIPEKEAIREMQAIKQQRSHLQEQKPVENIPSGSAKTPALETTAQDDARQKFLQNVKDVRERNRSLTREITWSVLIALRVCFSFKGNAADQRAVQKQKFVSCGYEITTSLQQKPPDKTLGFIEAAQFYKPT from the coding sequence ATGGGCGAGAACGAACGCATCTCAATTTTTGATGTAGATGGGCGCAATGATGCGGATGCATCTCATTTAAAAGATATGCTTTACAGCATGCAATTAAATAGCGAACTGACTCGCAGCGATAAGAGTGTTTACCATGCTTATATCAACCCTAACCCGGATGATACGACCGACCGGGCCATGACGATGGAAGAATGGCAACAGTCGATTGATATTCTTACCAAGCAATTAGGCTATGAAGATCAACGCCGGGTTGTGGTGCTGCATGAAAAACCCGGCGCACGTGTTCATGCCCATATCGTTTTTGAGCGATATAACCATGAGCGCGGCACAATGGCAACATACGAGCATAATTATAAAGCCCATGACCGGGCGCGGGCGGAAATGGAAAAGAAATTAAACCATAGGCCGACCCCGCAGAAGAACAAAAACCGCGACCGCCATAAACAAACTTTAACGGAGATATGGAAGCGCACAAATACGGCAGACGAGTTTTTAAGAGAAGCGGAAGCGAATAACTATAAAATCGCCAAAGGCACAGACAGGCCGTTTCGCGTGATTGATGCGGATGGTGTTTCATTCGATCTGGTGAAAAAACTGGATGGGATCAACACCAAAGAAGTAAGGGTGCGTTTTGGTGAAACGGAACTGATCCCGGAAAAAGAAGCGATCCGGGAAATGCAAGCGATCAAGCAGCAACGCAGCCATTTACAGGAACAAAAGCCCGTTGAAAATATCCCGTCCGGTTCTGCAAAAACACCTGCCCTTGAAACCACCGCACAGGATGACGCGCGGCAGAAGTTTTTGCAGAACGTGAAGGATGTCAGAGAACGCAACCGTTCCCTGACGCGTGAGATAACATGGTCCGTCTTGATTGCATTGCGGGTGTGTTTCTCATTCAAGGGAAATGCTGCCGATCAACGCGCGGTACAGAAACAAAAGTTTGTTTCCTGTGGCTATGAAATCACAACAAGCCTGCAACAAAAGCCGCCGGATAAAACGCTTGGCTTTATTGAAGCTGCACAATTTTACAAACCAACATAA
- a CDS encoding plasmid mobilization protein translates to MKKNMKRTRKNGGEKRDLFFRFRVNADEKLTYQQQAKNNGLSVSDYMRKRLEGQDELLDRRDYLRLLAELSKQGSNLNQYAKAMNIWVNIGNDPQIEPGMIRHCITEITRLSRELMEIIKHANRRKTTR, encoded by the coding sequence ATGAAAAAGAACATGAAACGCACGCGCAAAAATGGCGGCGAAAAACGCGACCTTTTTTTTAGGTTTCGCGTAAACGCCGATGAAAAATTGACTTATCAGCAACAGGCGAAAAATAATGGCTTGTCGGTCAGTGATTACATGCGCAAGCGACTTGAGGGCCAAGATGAATTATTAGACCGAAGGGATTATTTAAGATTGCTTGCCGAGTTAAGCAAGCAAGGTAGTAACCTTAATCAATACGCAAAAGCAATGAATATATGGGTCAATATAGGCAATGACCCTCAAATTGAACCGGGAATGATCCGGCATTGTATAACAGAAATTACCCGACTAAGCCGGGAACTCATGGAAATTATCAAACATGCTAATCGCAGGAAAACCACGCGGTAA
- a CDS encoding tyrosine-type recombinase/integrase — translation MTKTFNFTISELDKLPIPAKGNRSYYKDTQVRGLFFAIQPSGAKSFYVIKKIAGRTEKIFLGKYPDLTIENARKLAKIKLGQIAMGINPQNERRKIRNEMNFGQLFDQYLHRYSKVHKKSWLADQQDITRFVPHWFKRKISDIKRPEIKRLHETIYRDHGLYQANKMLQRIRAIYNKATEWGWEGNNPTTGIKKYKEKSRDRFILPAELPFILQAINDYESETVRDYLWMLFLTGARRTNTLMMRYEQINWEYCEWRIPDTKNGDPVTVPLMPRAMEILQRRFEVAQSQWVFPKKGDCEKHTASVKTDWQKITERATLLLWQQNEKNACWLDSLGKRMSGAYDGGMPFKQIIKQAESENFQLPQGVTDIRLHDIRRTFGSYQAISGASLSIIGKSLGHKSPQATEIYARLNLDPVRASVETATNLFLLQPA, via the coding sequence ATGACTAAAACTTTTAACTTTACGATCTCTGAATTAGATAAACTGCCAATACCAGCCAAAGGCAACAGAAGCTATTACAAGGACACCCAGGTCAGAGGGCTGTTCTTTGCCATCCAGCCCAGCGGCGCAAAATCATTCTATGTGATCAAAAAGATTGCCGGTAGAACCGAGAAGATCTTTTTGGGTAAATACCCCGATCTGACCATCGAAAACGCCCGAAAACTCGCTAAAATCAAACTTGGCCAGATTGCCATGGGCATCAACCCGCAAAACGAAAGGCGCAAAATTCGTAATGAAATGAATTTCGGGCAGCTATTCGACCAATATTTGCACCGTTACAGCAAGGTTCATAAAAAATCCTGGCTGGCCGATCAGCAGGATATTACCCGCTTTGTACCGCACTGGTTCAAGCGGAAGATTTCGGACATCAAACGCCCTGAAATCAAACGGCTGCACGAAACCATTTATCGTGACCACGGGTTATACCAGGCCAATAAAATGCTGCAGCGCATCCGGGCGATTTACAATAAGGCCACCGAATGGGGTTGGGAGGGTAATAATCCCACAACCGGCATCAAAAAGTATAAGGAAAAGTCCCGTGACCGGTTCATATTACCTGCCGAGTTGCCGTTTATTTTGCAAGCGATCAATGATTACGAAAGCGAGACGGTACGGGATTATTTATGGATGTTGTTTCTCACCGGCGCACGCAGAACCAATACTTTGATGATGCGCTATGAGCAGATCAATTGGGAATATTGCGAGTGGCGCATCCCGGATACCAAGAATGGCGACCCGGTAACGGTGCCACTGATGCCCCGCGCCATGGAAATTCTGCAACGCCGTTTTGAGGTAGCACAAAGCCAATGGGTGTTTCCGAAAAAAGGAGATTGTGAAAAACATACCGCCAGCGTCAAAACTGACTGGCAGAAAATTACAGAACGGGCGACCTTGTTGTTATGGCAGCAGAATGAAAAAAATGCTTGCTGGTTAGATAGCCTCGGAAAACGAATGTCTGGTGCGTATGATGGTGGCATGCCATTCAAGCAAATCATCAAACAGGCGGAATCGGAAAACTTTCAGCTTCCCCAGGGTGTCACCGATATTCGCTTGCATGATATCCGCCGAACCTTTGGCAGTTACCAGGCTATCAGCGGAGCGAGCCTCTCGATCATCGGCAAGAGCCTGGGGCATAAATCACCACAGGCAACCGAAATCTATGCACGGTTAAATCTTGACCCTGTACGGGCATCCGTTGAAACAGCAACCAATCTGTTTCTATTACAACCGGCGTAA
- a CDS encoding DUF4209 domain-containing protein, which yields MKKSKRDFVAEGLDYFNHTWFQNELVKTALSDTQFTHRWMTSLRPALEILLKVNITDKEKLLTPEEQMAFDQLAVKFEGLLRDLCGMAGLTTIKVREDQTVNKDVNELLQSPELQTKFKKDDLDFWLYTFTACGYNIRNNVAHAFYYDHNYTVALSNILLVAYVRLAKYNDIVRKAMKISEIQK from the coding sequence ATGAAAAAATCAAAAAGAGATTTCGTGGCCGAAGGCCTTGATTATTTTAACCATACTTGGTTCCAGAATGAACTGGTCAAAACGGCTTTAAGTGATACACAATTCACCCACCGGTGGATGACCAGCCTGCGCCCCGCACTGGAGATCCTCTTAAAGGTTAACATTACGGACAAAGAAAAGCTGCTGACACCGGAAGAACAGATGGCATTTGATCAACTGGCAGTTAAGTTCGAGGGCCTGCTCCGCGATCTCTGCGGGATGGCGGGTTTAACGACGATTAAAGTAAGAGAAGATCAAACCGTTAATAAAGATGTTAACGAGCTTTTGCAAAGCCCCGAATTACAAACCAAATTTAAAAAAGACGACCTTGACTTTTGGCTTTATACGTTCACTGCATGCGGCTATAATATCCGGAATAATGTGGCACATGCTTTTTATTATGACCATAATTATACTGTTGCCTTATCCAACATCCTGTTAGTGGCCTACGTCCGTCTCGCCAAGTACAACGATATCGTCCGGAAGGCCATGAAGATCAGTGAAATACAAAAGTAA
- a CDS encoding Nal1-like putative serine protease gives MSTFDPSEYNFAELSLKDLADAREDFHLHLMKKKNVVATALGYYRIRKAEKWPTAENPHPDNSGFKSTARTLENSEIRPYSWPAILVFVDTWENPQALISDSSAIIPKTYYLKNGKAVPICVIESKKQDRVTSDVDIDGLHFPTNIISGGFPLMTEVQGRDHIASFGCLVTDGHYTYALTNRHVTGDPGSEITTFLDGKETVVGEASELQIGRVLFNEIYPDFPAQKTYLNMDIGLMRVNDVNQWKAEILEIGEMGRLIDINNDNISLKLVGQPVIGYGAVSGKKIIGELQALFYRYKSVGGFDYVSDFLIGPAAGQPVGELNVHHGDSGTLLLVDCPEGGEPLGILWGMHEFIENAGKKVQPYILGTFLSNVCNYLDVEIVRDWNLGQVNTWGSVGHFKIGAYACELVKANTKCSTFLMANQKNIGYTDLDMTGGKMVPGKVPHGTFVPLADVPDIIWRNDPRRKADESNHFADMDEHNPAVMNDQSLLKLNEDLNFITIEQWLAFDKEMDIADPVYKTEKDGTKTLRPRRGALPFRIWQCYNQMIKSLKAGNLKEYLVAGGIMSHYAGDACQPLHISYLHHGETVKEMGVHSDYETGLIAAKMADLFPMIHALGQEVNDAELIGPHGKDAAVHIISLMRNTIAAFPPMEVLESWRNAKGRGKTEKMWAELNDKTAATMATGAHALAILWQSAWKHGNGDALPTEALIELKQADLIKLYSDLTFIPSYTLDDVEAYKAVCW, from the coding sequence ATGAGCACCTTTGATCCTTCGGAATATAACTTCGCCGAACTTTCACTGAAAGATTTGGCTGACGCCCGTGAAGACTTCCACCTTCATTTGATGAAAAAAAAGAATGTAGTAGCAACCGCTCTAGGTTATTACCGCATTCGCAAAGCAGAAAAGTGGCCCACAGCCGAAAATCCCCACCCGGACAACTCAGGCTTTAAATCTACCGCCCGGACGCTGGAAAATTCCGAAATAAGACCGTATTCATGGCCGGCGATCCTCGTCTTTGTCGATACCTGGGAGAATCCCCAGGCGCTTATTTCCGACTCGTCGGCGATTATTCCCAAAACATACTATCTGAAAAACGGAAAGGCTGTTCCGATATGTGTCATCGAGTCGAAGAAACAGGATAGAGTAACCTCTGACGTAGATATCGACGGTTTGCATTTCCCGACCAATATCATCAGCGGCGGGTTCCCGCTGATGACCGAAGTACAAGGCCGCGATCACATTGCATCATTCGGCTGCCTCGTAACTGATGGCCACTACACCTATGCTTTAACCAACCGTCATGTGACGGGAGATCCCGGATCGGAGATCACGACGTTTCTTGATGGAAAAGAAACGGTGGTAGGTGAAGCGTCCGAACTGCAGATCGGCCGGGTTTTGTTCAACGAGATTTATCCTGATTTTCCCGCGCAGAAGACCTATCTCAACATGGATATCGGTTTGATGCGCGTAAACGACGTCAACCAGTGGAAAGCCGAAATACTGGAGATCGGCGAAATGGGCAGGCTGATTGACATTAATAACGATAATATCAGCCTAAAACTGGTCGGACAACCTGTAATAGGTTATGGTGCCGTTTCCGGTAAGAAGATCATTGGTGAATTGCAGGCCCTGTTTTACCGCTACAAGTCTGTCGGCGGGTTTGACTATGTCAGCGATTTCCTGATCGGCCCGGCGGCGGGGCAACCGGTCGGCGAACTGAACGTGCACCATGGCGATTCGGGTACCCTGTTGCTGGTAGATTGCCCGGAGGGCGGCGAGCCGCTGGGTATTTTATGGGGGATGCACGAATTTATTGAAAATGCCGGTAAAAAAGTTCAGCCGTATATCCTGGGTACTTTCCTGAGCAATGTCTGCAACTATCTCGATGTGGAGATCGTCCGTGACTGGAACCTCGGCCAGGTCAACACCTGGGGTTCCGTAGGGCACTTTAAAATTGGCGCTTACGCCTGTGAACTGGTTAAAGCGAACACCAAGTGTTCCACTTTCCTGATGGCCAACCAAAAAAACATCGGTTATACGGATTTGGATATGACCGGGGGCAAAATGGTACCCGGTAAAGTTCCGCACGGGACTTTTGTGCCGCTGGCGGACGTTCCGGATATCATCTGGCGCAACGATCCCAGGCGAAAAGCCGATGAATCTAACCATTTCGCGGATATGGATGAACATAACCCAGCGGTGATGAATGATCAGAGCCTGTTAAAACTGAACGAGGACCTTAATTTTATAACCATCGAACAATGGCTGGCGTTTGACAAGGAGATGGACATTGCTGATCCGGTTTATAAAACCGAGAAGGACGGCACCAAAACGCTGCGGCCCCGCCGCGGGGCCTTGCCGTTCCGGATATGGCAATGCTATAACCAGATGATCAAATCGCTGAAAGCAGGCAATTTGAAAGAATACCTCGTGGCCGGGGGGATTATGTCCCACTATGCCGGAGACGCCTGTCAGCCCCTGCATATTTCCTATCTGCACCACGGGGAGACCGTGAAGGAAATGGGTGTGCACTCGGATTATGAAACAGGTTTGATCGCCGCCAAAATGGCCGACCTCTTCCCGATGATCCACGCCCTGGGGCAGGAGGTCAACGATGCGGAGCTGATCGGCCCGCACGGCAAAGATGCCGCGGTTCATATCATCAGCCTGATGCGAAATACTATCGCGGCGTTCCCGCCGATGGAGGTACTGGAAAGCTGGAGGAATGCCAAAGGCCGGGGTAAAACGGAAAAAATGTGGGCCGAGCTGAATGATAAAACTGCTGCAACCATGGCGACCGGCGCGCATGCGCTGGCTATACTTTGGCAGAGCGCCTGGAAACACGGCAATGGCGATGCGCTTCCCACAGAAGCACTGATCGAGTTAAAGCAGGCCGACCTGATCAAATTATACAGCGACCTTACTTTCATCCCGTCTTATACGCTCGACGATGTCGAAGCTTATAAAGCGGTTTGCTGGTAG
- a CDS encoding GNAT family N-acetyltransferase: MNKEISPGYVFKYAALAESLYNSLSDDPFYIALLKPLAGEAAKKTALLKYLDYSMQEATQYGRLFIPDGDPNGVSIWARPMDESAETAKKLAKKSFIRQNIGKHSLHIYDLINAFMADKVQQSIPDDAWYLSILGVNPARQGQGLGSALVRGVLQDTDRLMKPTYLETFNPKSLPFYQRLGYEIIAKVDEPNTNASYWVLMRKPVSSLLA, translated from the coding sequence ATGAATAAAGAGATCTCACCAGGTTACGTTTTTAAGTATGCAGCGCTTGCGGAATCCTTATATAACTCACTAAGCGATGACCCTTTTTATATTGCGTTGTTAAAACCGTTAGCGGGAGAAGCAGCTAAAAAAACTGCATTGTTAAAATACCTCGACTACTCCATGCAGGAGGCAACTCAATACGGCAGGTTATTTATCCCAGACGGTGACCCTAACGGAGTTTCCATCTGGGCTCGGCCTATGGATGAATCCGCTGAAACAGCAAAAAAACTGGCTAAGAAATCTTTTATCAGGCAAAACATCGGAAAACATTCACTCCATATTTACGACCTAATCAATGCTTTTATGGCGGATAAGGTACAGCAATCAATCCCTGATGATGCCTGGTACCTCTCTATTCTCGGTGTGAATCCTGCCCGCCAGGGACAAGGGCTGGGATCGGCGCTGGTACGTGGTGTTTTACAGGATACAGATCGTCTAATGAAACCGACCTACCTGGAGACTTTCAATCCCAAAAGCCTCCCGTTTTATCAGCGTTTAGGCTATGAAATAATAGCCAAGGTTGATGAACCCAATACCAATGCTTCATACTGGGTGCTGATGCGTAAACCGGTCAGTTCGTTGCTGGCCTGA
- a CDS encoding NAD(P)-dependent oxidoreductase, whose amino-acid sequence MLIQNYPCSSGRSCTWVNKLILRGNSFTAPANHIEPGERTGEYRLVTTNLVFDVHGDSKISYVDYAAALVDEIKNKRFLNQQFSIGHSPDNE is encoded by the coding sequence ATGTTGATACAAAATTATCCCTGCAGCAGCGGGCGTTCATGCACCTGGGTTAACAAATTAATTTTGCGTGGTAATTCTTTTACGGCCCCGGCTAATCATATAGAACCAGGTGAGCGCACGGGTGAATACAGGCTCGTAACCACTAATTTGGTTTTTGATGTGCATGGCGACAGCAAAATTTCTTATGTAGATTATGCCGCTGCTCTGGTTGACGAAATCAAAAACAAGCGATTTTTAAACCAACAGTTTAGCATCGGCCATTCACCCGACAATGAATAA
- a CDS encoding DUF4267 domain-containing protein, with the protein MTTKISYAIAFLLGLGMVFLGARFFSSPEVATAAFGIRFNSNGDYSFHHIKGIRDIFSGILLCALVLMKERRALGVMLVVATIIPVSDMITVLEKSYTSVPQAIPHIVATIICSVVGILLLTAKPQIKTPSK; encoded by the coding sequence ATGACAACAAAAATTTCTTATGCAATCGCATTTTTACTGGGACTGGGAATGGTGTTCCTGGGAGCCCGCTTTTTTTCCTCTCCTGAAGTGGCAACAGCCGCATTCGGCATCCGCTTTAATTCAAATGGCGACTATTCTTTTCATCACATCAAAGGTATCAGGGATATATTTTCCGGGATCTTGTTGTGCGCTTTAGTTTTGATGAAAGAACGCCGGGCCCTGGGCGTAATGTTAGTAGTCGCAACCATCATCCCTGTTTCCGATATGATTACTGTGCTCGAAAAAAGTTATACCAGTGTGCCACAGGCGATACCGCATATTGTAGCGACTATTATTTGTTCAGTAGTCGGCATACTGTTACTGACCGCTAAACCTCAAATAAAAACACCATCAAAGTAA
- a CDS encoding NIPSNAP family protein, which produces MDQLRIYTLADKETAAQYFTANWAKHRINLPKFGFEVKGVWIGNTPGIANQVIALVSFPDDGDADEMTERYLKSAEFAADTAGFDRNKIINIETKILRSGN; this is translated from the coding sequence ATGGACCAACTAAGAATTTACACCCTCGCTGATAAAGAAACAGCCGCACAATATTTCACAGCAAATTGGGCTAAGCACAGAATAAACCTTCCGAAGTTCGGCTTTGAGGTCAAAGGCGTTTGGATCGGTAATACACCGGGGATTGCAAACCAGGTCATCGCCCTGGTATCCTTTCCGGACGATGGCGATGCCGATGAAATGACTGAACGCTATTTAAAAAGCGCGGAATTTGCTGCTGATACTGCGGGATTTGACCGAAACAAAATCATTAATATAGAAACGAAGATTTTAAGGTCTGGAAACTAA